AGGTCCATCCGCGCCTGGCTCCCCCGGTCGAGGAAGAGCTTTCGGCCGCCCTCGCCCTGTCACGAAAAGGCGATCTGGCGGGCGTCGCTCGTTTGATCAGGCTGGCCCGGCTCTCCAGCGAAACCGGGGAGCGGGAGCTGGCGGCATGGCTGTGGTTGGAGGCCGCCGCGGGGGATACCCTGGGCAAGCGATACGACGCCGCGCTCGATCGCGTCCGTGACGCCCGCCAGGTGCTTGGCGCCCCGCTCTCTTCAGCGGCACTGGTCGCCCTTACCCTCGCCGAGGCCGCGGTGTGGCTCGATCGGAAAGACTACCCCCGCCAGGCGCAGGTCCTGGGCGCCGGGCTCGACGCCCTGCAGGAGCGGGGTGAGGCCGGGTTGGACACCGCCCTCCTGCTCCGCGAGTTGGGGATCGCCAATTGGCAGCAGGGTCGCCTCGCGGAAACCATCGCGGCGTTCGAGAGGTCCCTGGCGCTGCGCGAGCGAGGGGCCCCCGGGGGGTTCCTGTATGCGGAAATCTGTTCCAACTACGGTCTGGCCCTCTGGAAGCGGAGCGACCTGGATGCCGCGCAACAAATGATCGAACGGGGGATTGCCATCCTCGAAACGCTCCCGGGCGTCGAACTGGATCTCGCCCGATCGCTCAACAACCTCGGGCTGATCGCCTGGAACCGGGGCGACCTCCCCGAGGCGGAGGCCATCTTCAACCGGGCGCTCCGGCTCAAGGAGACCCTGGACCCGGGGGGCCAGTCCTCGGCCTTCACCCTCAACAACCTGGCCAACGTCGCCAAGGATCGCAGCGATCTCGGGACCGCGGAAAACTACCTCCGCCGGGCCCTGGAAATCTTCGAGCGGACGGGCGCGGACCCCATCGCCCTCTCCGGCGTCGTGGACAACCTGGGGACCATCCTCTTTCTCCGCCAGGACTTCGACGGGGCGCAGGGGTTTCTGGAGCGGGCCCTGGAGATCCGGGAAAACGCCACGAAGGACTCCCTGGAGACGGCCAACAGCCTGAACAACCTGGGGAGCCTGTCCTTCGACCGGGGCGAATTGTCGAAGGCGGGGGAGTACTTTCAACGGGTGCTGGAGATCCGGAACCGGCTGGCCCCCGAATCCCTGCATGTGGCCAGTGCCGAGCTGACCCTCGGCCGGCTGGTGATGGTCATGGGGAAACTCGATGAAGCCGAGCGGCGTTTTCTGCATGCCAAGGCCATCTATGAACGGTTGGCGCCCAGGTCCCATCACATGGGCGAGGTGCTGGCCCGCCTGGCCGAACTGCGCGAACGCCAGGGCCGGGAGGAAGAGGCCCTGGCGCTCCTCCGTCAGGTCCTCGAAATCCGGCGGGTTTCCTGCCCGGGCGGGATCTGGGAGGCCATGGCCTGCGCGGAGCTGGGGAAGCTCAACCGCGCCCTCTCCCGGACCGCGGAGGCCCTCTCCTTCCTGCGCCGTTCTGTCGACTGCCTCGAGTCACAGATCGGGCGGCTCGGCGGGACCGAGGAGGCGAGAGGGGAATTTCGGGCCGCCTATGAGGGTTACTACCACCAACTCATGGATCTCCTTGTAGAGCGAGGGGATACTGAGGAGGCCTTCCGGGTTTACGAGCGGTCCCGGGCCCGGCATCTCCTTTCGCTCCTCTCCCAACGGGAACTCCGGTTCACCGCGGACCTGCCGGAAGACCTCGACCGGAAGCGGCGCCGCGTGGACCGGGAATTCGCCGGGGCCCTCGAGGCGATGACGCGCCTGGACCCCGACAAGGACCGGGAGAAGTTCGCAAGTCTCCGGGTCCGCCTCGACACCCTGGAGCGCGAGCGGGAGGCGGTGCTGGCCCGGATCCGCACGGTCAGCCCCCGGTTGGCGGCCCTGCAGGAGCCCCGCCCCCTGGACGCGGCGGGGGCGGTGAAGGCCCTGGACGAGGGCCGTCTCCTGCTGGCCTACAGCGTGGGGGAGGACAACACCCTCGTCTTCTCCCTCTCGCGGCGGACCGGGCTTCACGCCTACCGGGTCGGCCTGGGGCGGGAGGCCCTGTCGGACCGAATCCTGGACTTCCGGTCCCGGGTCCGCTCCGCCGTGGAGGGGGCGTGGAGCCCCGAGGCGGCCTGGGCGGTGGCGACGCGGCTCTCCGAAGCCCTTCTCGGCCCCGCCCTGGGGGACATCGCCGCCAACGACCGCCTGCTGGTGGTCCCGGACGGTCCCCTGCACCTTCTCCCCTTCGACGCGCTGGCGGTGGACGCGCGCACGGCCCGGGGCCCAGCCCTGGGCAGCGGCCGGAAGCGGGCCTGGCTGGTGGAGTGGAAACCGCTGCTCTACGCCGCCTCCGCCACCGTCTTCGCGGAACTGCGGGCGCGACAGGCCGGCCGGGTTGCCGGTTCGCCCGGCCTCACCGCCTTCGGCGACCCCCGTTACCCGGTGTGGGGCGCGTCGGATCGCCCCCCCGTTCCCGCGTTGCGGGGGCTGCGGGGGGCCATGGCCCCGCTCCCCTGGTCCGGCGTGGAGGTCTCGGCGGTGGCCGGCGCCTGGAAGGGCGCCGCCGCCACCTACACCGGGGACGCGGCCACCGAGAGACAGGCCCGCCAGGCCGCACCCGGCACGCGCCTCCTCCACTTCGCGTGCCACGGCCGCGCGGACGGGCGCTTCCCGCTGAACTCGGCCCTCCTGCTCAGCATCGGGAAAGCGGACGGGCCCGCGGAAGAGGACGGCGTCCTCCAGGCCTGGGAAATCATGGAGGGGATGCGGCTGGACGCCGACCTCGTCACGCTGTCGGCCTGTGACACCGGTCTGGGGAAGGCGGCCGGCGGCGAGGGGATGATCGGCCTGACGCGGGCGTTCCAGTACGCCGGTGCGCGGACGGTGGTGGCGTCCCTGTGGGAGGTCTCCGACGACGCCACGGTGGAGCTGATGCGCGGCTTCTACCGTCAACTGCGCCGGGGCCGCCCCGTGGACGACGCCCTCCGGGAGGCCCAGGTCCGGATGATCCGGAAAGCCCCGCCCCGGCCGGGCCCGGACGGCACCGTCCCGCCGGACCGCCGCGCCCCCTTCTTCTGGGCCGCCTTCGGCGCCTACGGGGGGAGGTAGTCTCTCCGGGCTGCGTATCCCTGCGGTGCCTTCGCGGCGGGAACGCACTTGCGAAGCGGCGTCTTCTTCCCGGGTCGGGCGTACGGCCGTGACGCCCGAAGGTGGTTGCCGATATTCCTCACCCGAGGCATTTTCCGTTTCACTTCACGGCCGATCTGCGCTATCCTGAAGTTTATGAAAACAACTACGCCTTCAGCGACACTTCGTGAAAACCCCCGTTCCGACCACAACAACATCCGAATCGGGATCTTCCTGATCCTGATCGGGTCCATCTTCGCCGCGGAGACCTATTTCCGGGTCCACATCCTCTACCGCTTCTGGCCGCTCGTCCTGACGGCCTGGGGTTGCGGCTTCATCGGGATCTACCACCGCCGGGAACGCCGGGAGGCCGCGTTCCTCGGATTGGGGCTCTACGTCATCTTCTTCAGCCTGTTCAGCCTCTACTTCACCTTTTCCGGGTGGGAGTCCCTCGCCCGACTCTGGCCGGCCTACATCGGGTTTCTCGGGGCGACCTTCCTCCTCCTCTTCCTATTCCACCGGAACCGGAGGATCTATCTGCTCATCGGGATGTTCCTGGGGTGCGTCTGCGTGGCCTTCTTCCTCGTCTTCTACCTCTCGGGCGACCTCTGGTGGACCACCTTCATCCTGGTGGGGTTGAGCGTCCTGGCTTTCGGACGCTCGCGATGAAACCCCTTTCCATCACGTTCATCGAGCCCCGGGGACGGCAGGCCAACGTCTTCGAGTACTCCATGAACCTGCCGCTGATGGGGAGCCTGATCCTGGGGACCATCCTGTCCCGTGCCGGGCACCGGGTGCAGATCCTCAACGAGAACATCCTGTGCGCCCCCGTCGACCCGCTGGACCTCGACGCCGAGATCGTCTGCCTCTCCTGCCTGACCCTCAACGCGAACCGGGGGATGGATCTGGCGCGGGCCATCCGCCTGAACCATCCCCGCACGCGCATCCTCATCGGGGGAATCCACGCCTCCCTGGTGCCCGAGGACTTCCTGGACCTGGCCGACCAGGTCGTGACGGGGGAGGGGGAAAGCGTCATCCTGGATGTGGTGGAGGGGCGCCTCACCGACCGGGTCGTGCACGGCAAGCCGGTGGATGACCTCGACACGCTCCCGGTGATTGACTACAGCCTCCTGAAGGGGGCGGAGTCCATGAGGGTCATCCCCATGATGACCTCCCGAGGGTGCCCATTCGATTGCAATTTCTGCACCGTCACCCGCATTTTCGGACGTCGTTACCGGAAGCAGTCCCCGGAACGCATCCTCGCCGAGCTGCGCAACGCGCTCGCCTTCTTCAAGGGGCGGAACGTCTTCTTCTACGACGACAACCTGGCCGTGGACGTCCCCCGGCTCGACGCCCTCATGGAGGGCATAACAGCCGAGAACATGGGGATCAGCTGGAGCGCCCAGGTGCGGGCGGACATCGCCCGGGACCCCGAACTCGTGGCCCGGATGTACCGATCGGGGTGCAACCGCGTCTACATCGGTTTCGAATCCATCGACGACCAGAG
This is a stretch of genomic DNA from Acidobacteriota bacterium. It encodes these proteins:
- a CDS encoding B12-binding domain-containing radical SAM protein, whose translation is MKPLSITFIEPRGRQANVFEYSMNLPLMGSLILGTILSRAGHRVQILNENILCAPVDPLDLDAEIVCLSCLTLNANRGMDLARAIRLNHPRTRILIGGIHASLVPEDFLDLADQVVTGEGESVILDVVEGRLTDRVVHGKPVDDLDTLPVIDYSLLKGAESMRVIPMMTSRGCPFDCNFCTVTRIFGRRYRKQSPERILAELRNALAFFKGRNVFFYDDNLAVDVPRLDALMEGITAENMGISWSAQVRADIARDPELVARMYRSGCNRVYIGFESIDDQSLKALHKSQTRADVERAVAVIHEQGIQIHGMFIFGEDHDTTDSFARTADFAVRHDVDTVQFMILTPFPGTRIYEKFEAEGRLLHRNWDYYDGMHAVFLPKGLSPLELQQGALLAHRQFYSVDRSLCDIVDLVCRIGYDALVWNFRQAIYYDPDNFILKVGARFIISRFEKLNRSYFRYLGTSPPPLPASLPPDPGGPPEKSRE
- a CDS encoding CHAT domain-containing protein, with product MDSLRRDSALTAAGLRPGDVILSWERPPVPPGGSGAASGELGAPFDWQEAIVEVWPRAAVSLRGLRDGAELTWNVGLGRPDAKVHPRLAPPVEEELSAALALSRKGDLAGVARLIRLARLSSETGERELAAWLWLEAAAGDTLGKRYDAALDRVRDARQVLGAPLSSAALVALTLAEAAVWLDRKDYPRQAQVLGAGLDALQERGEAGLDTALLLRELGIANWQQGRLAETIAAFERSLALRERGAPGGFLYAEICSNYGLALWKRSDLDAAQQMIERGIAILETLPGVELDLARSLNNLGLIAWNRGDLPEAEAIFNRALRLKETLDPGGQSSAFTLNNLANVAKDRSDLGTAENYLRRALEIFERTGADPIALSGVVDNLGTILFLRQDFDGAQGFLERALEIRENATKDSLETANSLNNLGSLSFDRGELSKAGEYFQRVLEIRNRLAPESLHVASAELTLGRLVMVMGKLDEAERRFLHAKAIYERLAPRSHHMGEVLARLAELRERQGREEEALALLRQVLEIRRVSCPGGIWEAMACAELGKLNRALSRTAEALSFLRRSVDCLESQIGRLGGTEEARGEFRAAYEGYYHQLMDLLVERGDTEEAFRVYERSRARHLLSLLSQRELRFTADLPEDLDRKRRRVDREFAGALEAMTRLDPDKDREKFASLRVRLDTLEREREAVLARIRTVSPRLAALQEPRPLDAAGAVKALDEGRLLLAYSVGEDNTLVFSLSRRTGLHAYRVGLGREALSDRILDFRSRVRSAVEGAWSPEAAWAVATRLSEALLGPALGDIAANDRLLVVPDGPLHLLPFDALAVDARTARGPALGSGRKRAWLVEWKPLLYAASATVFAELRARQAGRVAGSPGLTAFGDPRYPVWGASDRPPVPALRGLRGAMAPLPWSGVEVSAVAGAWKGAAATYTGDAATERQARQAAPGTRLLHFACHGRADGRFPLNSALLLSIGKADGPAEEDGVLQAWEIMEGMRLDADLVTLSACDTGLGKAAGGEGMIGLTRAFQYAGARTVVASLWEVSDDATVELMRGFYRQLRRGRPVDDALREAQVRMIRKAPPRPGPDGTVPPDRRAPFFWAAFGAYGGR